Proteins encoded by one window of Dokdonella sp.:
- the secE gene encoding preprotein translocase subunit SecE, protein MNAKVEHSGGNSPADRVKLWLAGLVVVAGIVGFYYFANQWPVAVRAIGLVVAFVLAIVVGAGTHSGRALREYIAESQFELRKVVWPTREETVRTTGVIIVVVIIISIVLGLIDLLLKVVVMDWLLKLGQ, encoded by the coding sequence ATGAACGCAAAGGTCGAACACAGCGGCGGCAACAGCCCGGCCGATCGCGTCAAGCTGTGGCTGGCGGGGCTGGTCGTCGTGGCGGGGATCGTCGGTTTCTACTACTTCGCCAACCAGTGGCCGGTCGCCGTGCGTGCGATCGGCCTGGTCGTCGCCTTCGTGCTTGCCATCGTTGTCGGTGCCGGCACGCACAGCGGACGCGCCCTGCGTGAATACATCGCCGAGTCACAGTTCGAACTGCGCAAGGTCGTATGGCCGACTCGCGAAGAGACGGTGCGCACGACGGGCGTGATCATCGTCGTGGTCATCATCATCAGCATCGTGCTGGGACTCATCGACCTCCTGCTCAAGGTGGTTGTGATGGACTGGCTGTTGAAACTCGGGCAGTGA
- the nusG gene encoding transcription termination/antitermination protein NusG → MAKRWYVVHAYSGFEHQVARALKERIVRAGMQEKFGDVLVPTEEVIEMRGGQKRRSERKFFPGYVLVQIETSGEGGGLRIDDDSWHLIKETPKVMGFIGGTADRPLPIKDSEAEAIVQRVQEGVDKPKPKVLFEPGEMVRVTEGPFNDFNGVVEEVNYEKSRLRVAVLIFGRSTPVELEFGQVEKA, encoded by the coding sequence ATGGCCAAGCGCTGGTACGTCGTCCACGCCTATTCGGGCTTCGAGCATCAGGTCGCGCGTGCGCTCAAGGAACGCATCGTGCGTGCCGGCATGCAGGAGAAATTCGGCGACGTGCTCGTGCCGACCGAGGAAGTCATCGAAATGCGCGGCGGTCAAAAGCGCCGTAGCGAGCGCAAGTTCTTCCCTGGCTATGTACTGGTGCAGATCGAGACCAGTGGCGAAGGCGGAGGTTTGCGAATCGACGACGATTCCTGGCATCTCATCAAGGAAACCCCGAAGGTCATGGGGTTCATTGGTGGTACTGCCGATCGCCCGCTGCCGATCAAGGATTCCGAGGCCGAGGCAATTGTTCAGCGCGTGCAGGAAGGCGTCGACAAGCCGAAGCCGAAGGTGCTGTTCGAGCCGGGCGAGATGGTGCGCGTCACCGAAGGTCCCTTCAACGACTTCAATGGTGTCGTCGAAGAGGTCAACTACGAAAAGAGCCGCTTGCGCGTGGCGGTACTGATTTTCGGGCGTTCAACTCCGGTCGAACTCGAGTTCGGACAGGTGGAGAAGGCCTGA
- the rplK gene encoding 50S ribosomal protein L11, whose protein sequence is MAKKVVGYIKLQVKAGQANPSPPVGPALGQRGLNIMEFCKAFNAATQKLEPGLPIPVVITAYSDRSFTFITKTPPASILLKKAVGIQSGSKRPNTEKVGKVTRKQLEDIAKTKEPDLTAASLDAAVRTIAGSARSMGLVVEG, encoded by the coding sequence ATGGCAAAGAAGGTAGTCGGTTACATCAAGCTGCAGGTGAAGGCCGGTCAGGCCAACCCCTCGCCGCCGGTCGGCCCCGCGCTCGGTCAGCGTGGCCTCAACATCATGGAGTTCTGCAAGGCGTTCAATGCCGCCACGCAGAAGCTCGAGCCCGGCCTGCCGATCCCGGTCGTCATCACGGCGTATTCGGACCGCAGCTTCACGTTCATCACCAAGACCCCGCCGGCGTCGATCCTTCTCAAGAAGGCCGTCGGCATCCAGTCCGGTTCCAAGCGACCGAACACCGAAAAGGTGGGCAAGGTCACGCGCAAGCAGCTCGAGGATATCGCCAAGACGAAGGAGCCTGATCTGACCGCGGCGAGCCTGGATGCGGCCGTGCGCACGATCGCCGGCAGCGCGCGCAGCATGGGTCTGGTGGTGGAGGGCTAA
- the rplA gene encoding 50S ribosomal protein L1 — MATIGKRYKALREKVVPGKAYGLDEAIKIVKDGAKTKFVESVDVAIRLGIDAKKSDQGVRGSSVLPHGTGKSVRVAVFCPPGEKAEAAKAAGADAVGMDDLAERMQTGEMNYDRVIATPDAMRVVGKLGQLLGPRGLMPNPKDGSVAADVVNAVKNAKAGQVRFRNDKAGIIHCTIGKVNFEASALSENLGALLADLVKAKPAAAKGVFVQKVSLSSTMGVGVAIDPSSLPLK, encoded by the coding sequence ATGGCAACGATTGGAAAGCGCTACAAGGCCCTCCGCGAGAAGGTCGTTCCGGGCAAGGCCTATGGCCTCGACGAGGCGATCAAGATCGTCAAGGATGGTGCCAAGACGAAGTTCGTCGAATCGGTCGACGTGGCGATCCGCCTCGGCATCGATGCGAAGAAGTCCGACCAGGGTGTGCGCGGTTCGTCCGTGCTGCCGCATGGCACCGGCAAGAGCGTGCGCGTGGCAGTGTTCTGCCCGCCGGGTGAGAAGGCCGAAGCGGCCAAGGCCGCAGGCGCCGATGCGGTCGGCATGGATGACCTCGCCGAACGCATGCAGACCGGCGAGATGAACTACGACCGCGTGATTGCGACGCCGGACGCGATGCGCGTCGTCGGCAAGCTCGGCCAGCTGCTCGGCCCGCGTGGCCTGATGCCGAATCCGAAGGATGGCTCGGTCGCGGCGGACGTCGTCAATGCAGTCAAGAACGCGAAGGCGGGTCAGGTGCGTTTCCGCAACGACAAGGCCGGCATCATCCACTGCACGATCGGCAAGGTGAATTTCGAGGCCAGCGCGCTCAGCGAGAACCTCGGCGCCCTGTTGGCCGACCTCGTCAAGGCGAAGCCCGCCGCGGCAAAGGGCGTGTTCGTGCAGAAGGTGTCGCTGTCGAGCACGATGGGCGTCGGCGTGGCGATCGATCCGTCGAGCCTGCCGCTCAAGTAA